One Archangium violaceum genomic window, GGTGTCCGCCTCCATCCCGGTGGCGGTGCTGTCCATCGCCATCTTCCGGGCGCTGGGCCGCTCCAACATCCTGGAGAACACGATCGTCCAGACGGTGGGCTCGGCCGGCGAGTCGCTCGCCTTCGGAGTGGCCGCGGCGCTGCCCGCCCTGCTGCTGCTCGGCTACGACATCGATCTCTTCCACGCCTTCCTGGTGGCGTCGCTCGGCGGAGTGCTGGGTGTGCTGATGATGATTCCCCTGCGCGACGGGCTCATCGTCCAGGAGCACGGCAGGCTCACCTACCCGGAAGGTACCGCCGCGGCGGACGTGCTCGTCGTCGGCGAGGAGGGAGGGACGAACGCGCGCACGGTCATCCTCGGCTTCTCGGTGGGCGGGTTCTACAAGTTCGCCTACGCGGGCCTGCACCTCTTCAAGGAGGTGGTGGGCACGGCGCTGAGCCAGGTGAAGACGACGGCGGCCGGGCTGGCGCAGCGGGTGGGCTACGCGGGCGGCTCCATCTCCATGGAGGTGAGCCCGGAGCTGCTCGGCGTGGGCTACATCATCGGCCCGAAGGTGGCGGCCATCACCTTCGCGGGCGGCGTGCTCAGCTACCTCATCCTGATTCCCCTCATCACCTTCTTCGGCAGCGGCCTGGAGCAACCGCTCCTGCGGCCGGACGGCATGCTCATCCGGGACATGGATCCGGACACGGTGCGCGACGCGTACGTGCTGTACATCGGCGCGGGCGCGGTGGCCACCGGAGGGCTCGTCAGCCTCATCCGCTCGCTCCCCACCATCATCAGTGCCTTCCAGCGCGGGCTGGGCACCCTCCTCGCCTCGCGGCGCAAGGAGGCGGGGCCGGTGATGCTGCGCACCGAGCAGGATCTGCCCATCACGGTGGTGCTGGTGGGCAGCGCGCTGCTCGTGCTGGCCATCTGGCTGGCGCCCCCGCTGCACGTCAACTTCGTGTCCTCGTTGCTCATCGTGGTGTGCGGCTTCTTCTTCGTGACGGTGAGCGCCCGCATCACGGGGGAGATCGGCTCCTCGTCCAACCCCATCTCCGGCATGGTGGTGGCCACGCTGCTCATCACCTGCCTCGTGTACCTGATGCTGGGGTGGACGAGCTCCGAGGACCGCTTCATGGCGCTCACCACGGCGGCCATCGTGGGCATCGCGGCCTCCAACGGAGGCACCACGGCGCAGGACCTGAAGACGGCCTTCCTGGTGGGAGGCACGCCCCGGCGGCAGCAGCTCGCCCTCTTCGTGGGCGTGCTCACCAGCGCGCTGCTCATCGGCCTGGTGCTGGTGGTGCTCAACCGGGGCGCCACCACCATCATCCCCGAGACGCACCCGGGCCAGACGGTGAGCGTCGTCGGCGACCAGACGCGCACGCAGCACACGTACCCCTGGGCGGTTTCGGAGCAGGCCCTGTTGGCGAGGGGCGTGAAGCTCGCGGAGCTGGAGGGCCCGCTGTGGAGGCAGGGGCTCGAGGTGGCGCAGGGGCCGGGCGGCGCTCCCGAGCTGCGCAGCTGGAACGCGCTGCCGGTGGAGCGCGTGGCGGGCACGGACGTGCGGCTGCCCTCGGGGCAGACGGTGAAGGTGTCCGAGCTGGGCGCGGTGACGCCGGGCCCCGAGCGCACCTGGCGGGTGGGCTACGTCCGGGGCGCGGACACCCCGGTGCCCACGGGCACGTACCTGGTGGATGACGCGGGGGCCATCCACTACCTGGTGGATCCGGGCATCGGCGGGCGCATCACCAGCTACGAGGGGCAGACGCTCACCCGCTACCCCGCCCCCAAGGCGCAGCTCTTCGCCCTCATCATCGACGGCATCCTCACGCGCAAGCTGCCGTGGGATCTGGTGCTGGTGGGCGTCTTCATCGCGTTGATGCTCGAGCTGTGCGGCGTGTCCTCGCTGCCCTTCGCGGTGGGCGTGTACCTGCCCATCTCCAGCAGCGCCCCCATCTTCGTGGGCGGCATGGTGCGCTACGTGGTGGACCGGGTGCGCGGGGGCACCGCCGCCGAGTCCGAGTTCTCCCCCGGCACCCTGCTCTCCTCGGGCTACATCGCCGGTGGCGCCATCGCGGGCGTGCTCATCGCCTTCCTGGAGATCGCCAGCGACGGGGCCTGGACGCGCGCCATCGACATCCCCGAGCGGCTCGGCGACACGACCTTCTCGCGCTTCCTGCAGGAGTCGGATCTCTGGGGCCTGGGTGTCTTCGCCATCCTCGCCGTCCTGCTGCTGCGCACCGGCCTTGAGGGCGAGAGCGGCGCACAGGCCCGGCCCGCGAAGTAGCCGCTGCACCGCCCTGATCAGGGGGTTGGCCGGGCCGATCCATTCCCTGTGTTACAGAAAGTTTACAGGGAAAGCGAAACGAGAAGAATCAGGGTACACTGAACTCTCCTATCGCCCACTCGCCCCCCAAGGACGTCAATGGCCGCACAGACCGCGAGCACCGCTGCCCAGGAATCCGGAATGGATCCCTCCGTGCAGGAGAAGGTGGAGTCGGCGCGCAACTTCACCTTCCATCTGCTCAAGGGCATCAAGCAGATCGGCATGTACCGGCACAACGAGGCGAGGTTCCCCGAGTTCCTCGGCCGGGCCCACGAGGCACTCGCCGCGTATACGGACAAGTACGGTCCGCTGTCGCTCAGGGTGGAACAGCAGAACTTCACGCTGCACGGCGAGGCCGTCTTCTCCGAGGACACGCCGCTGCCCTACAAGTTCTACCGGGACGGCATCCGGCAGCTCATCTTCCGCCCGGGCCTCACGCTCGAGGAGATGGTGTCGCTCACGCTCATCTCCCTGTCCGAGCCCGATCGCGGCGCGGAGGACGTGCTGGCCCAGCTGTGGCGGGCGGGCCTGGAGCACCTCGAGTACGTGGTGGTCGAGGGCTTCAAGATGGACGAGGTCTCCGAGCAGGAGGTCGAGGTCGAGGTCGACAAGGTGGTGGGCTACCTCTACTCGCGCCTCAAGACGAACTCGGAGGACTTCCTGCGCTTCGCCCGCGTGAACGCGGAGGACCTGGACTCCAAGCTGGACGGCGTGGAGCAGATGCGCGGCCTGGTGGTGGCCGGCAACTACGCCTCGGACGACCTCAAGGCCCGGCTCCAGCGGGAGATCGCCGAGGAGGAACACTCCCGGCTCTTCCCCAAGCTGGTGAGCGCCATCTTCCAGGTGGTCGAGGGCGGCGTGGATGACACGGAGCTGCTCGAGGAGGTCTTCGTCCAGCTCCTGGACGCGATGCTCATCCAGGACGACTACGGCACCATCAACCAGATGGTCCTCAAGCTGCGCGCCATGGCGCAGAGGGAGCCCGAGGGCCCGAGCGCCCGGCTGCTCGCCCACTTCGTCCTGAAGATGGGCGAGGAGCAGCGCGTGATGCGTCTGGCGGAGGTGCTCAAGACGACGCGCCCGAAGAACCCGGTGGACATCACCCGCTACCTCCAGGTGCTGGAGCCCTCCACCGTGTTCACGATGCTCAACGCGCTGGAGACGATCGAGATCCCGGAGAACCGGATCCTCGTGTGCGACGTGCTGGCGCGCTTCGCGCAGGAGAACCCGCAGCCGTTCGTGCAGCGGCTGGAGTCCGAGCGGCCGCAGACCGTGCGCGACATGGTCTACGTCCTGGAGAAGAGCAACCACCCGGACCGGGTGAAGATGTTCGGCCTGGTGATGATCAACAAGAACCTCGCGGTGAAGCTGGAGGTGATGAACATCATCGCCCGCGGCCGCACCGCCGAGGCGCGCAAGCTCATCGTCGAGGCGCTCAACGACTCCGTCACCCAGGTGCGCATCCTCGCGGCGCGGCTGCTGCCCGAGTTCGATCGCGACAAGGCCTACGTGGACCTGGTGCGCCTGATGAAGGACCCGGGCTTCGAGAAGAAGAGCCTCGAGGAGCGCACGGCCATCTACACCGCGTTCGGCTCCACGGCGCTGCCCGGGGCCATCTCGCTGATGCTGCAGATGCTGGCGGTGAAGCCCACCCTGCTCACCAAGAAGAAGGTCCTGGAGGACAAGCTGCTGGCCATCGCCGGGCTGGCGGGCGCGTGCTCCATCCCCTCCTACAAGGCCCTGCAGGGCGTGGTGGAGGACAAGAGCCAACCCGTCGAGGTGCTCACCGCGGCGCGCAAGGCCATGTACCAGACGAAGAAGACGCTGTTCGGCGAGACGGCCACCGAGGAGGAGTAGGAGCCATGCTGGACACCCACAACCTGAAGGTCACCCAGAGCCAGGGCGAGAACGTCGGCGAGTTCGGCCGCGCCTATTCGGAGAAGCTGCAGACCCTGGCGCGAGGGCTCGTGTCGGGCCTGTACATGCTCATCCGCTCGGTGAAGATGTACGACCCGGACAACGCGGTCTTCGAGAAGCCGCTGCTCCAGCTCCAGGACATCATCAACCAGATCATCTCCAAGGAAGGCCGGCTGGAGCTGGTGGGCGTCAAGGACTCGTTCTACCTCAACAACATGCTGGTGAAGGTGGACCTCAACTCCATCGACAACCAGCGCTACCTGCTGGGGGAGATGCGCGACAAGGACGTGGGCGGCATCTCGCTGAACAAGCCCGTCACGGTGCCGGACCTGAAGAACTTCATCTGGATCTTCAGCAAGGAGCAGACGGCGGCGGCCGAGGAGGACGGGCTGGCGGGCCGCAAGCTGCTCAACATGAAGGTGGCCAGGTTCTCCCGGCTCCGGGAGAAGCTGAACCGGGACGATCTGGCCAACCCGGATGATCAGAAGGTGGACCGCAAGAAGTACGCGATGACGGTCTACGCGCGCGCGGTGTTCTTCCTCTCGAAGTACCTGGAGTCCGTGCAGCAGGGCAAGCCGCTGAACACGTCGAAGGCGCTGCGGCTGGTGCAGGACTTCGTGGACATCTCCTTCGAGCAGAAGACGCACTTCCTGGGCATGACCACGATGAAGCGCGAGGCGGACTACCTCGTGTACCACCAGGTGAACGTGTGCCTGATGAGCATCGTGTTCGGGCAGGAGCTGGGGCTGACCAAGGCGCAGCTGAGGGACCTGGGCTACATCGCGCTCTTCCACGACGCGGGGATGAGCACCATCCCCGAGGAGCTGGCCACCAAGAGGGGCGCGCTGAGCGCGGAGGAGAAGGCGATCATCCAGAAGGCGCCGCTCATCTCCATCCGCAACATCCTGATGGAGAAGGGCTTCTCGCGCTCGACGCTGCTGCGCGTGGTGACGACGTTCGAGCACAAGGCGGACTTCGGCACGGCGGTGCGGGACGGGCGAGGCAACATCCAGATGATCATCCCGAAGACGAACCTCGGGGTGTTCGCGAAGATCATCGCCATCTGCGACACCTTCGACGCGCTGACGTCGAGGCGGCCGTACCGGGAGGCGTACGGCCCCGAGGTGGCGCTGATGCTGATGTGGACGGAGATGCGCAACAAGTTCGACCCGGAGCTGCTCCAGGTCTTCATGCGCGTGATGGCCATCCAGCCGGTGAAGGTGCTGAGCCGGCGGCAGCAGACGATGTCGCTGGGCGGCCTCTGAGCCCCCCTCGGCGGAAGGGGCCGGGCCCCAAGCGCTACCTTCGGCAGAAGTTCCTACCGTCCTGCCCACGAGTTCAAGTCCCGTACTCCTCGCCAAGAGAAGCCCAGCAATCTCAAGGGGTGGAGCGCCCTCCGATCTCCGGGAAGCGCTCGTAGGCCCGTTTGAGCGCGTCCAGGTGCGCGGGGGTATCCAGGTCGAGCGGCGCATCCGTGAGCTGCACAACCCACCCGTCCGTCGCGGTACGTCGTGAGCGCGAAAGCAGCTCCGCATCGCGGGCCGGGTCCGGAAAGCCGATGGCCCGTGCGGCAGCATCCGACCAGTAGTTCAGCCACCCGAGGTTATGCGGAATCTCGGGCGCGAGGATGTAGTCTGGGAACCTGAGCGCTGGCAGCCCTCGTGGCGGAACTCCTGGCTTACGCACCGGATCGGTCGTCTGCCGCGAAATCTCCACGGTCGCGTTGGAGGGCGTGGCGTGCCCCCAGTACGCACGTGCGCCTTCCCCTACGGCCGCCAGCACATCCGCAGCCGCCGCAAGGCCGGCAGCATGCGCTGGCAGCGACGCATGCACTTCAAAATGCGGCGGGCCTTCTGCGGAAAGACCGTTCGGGTTTTCGAGCCCAAAAATCGTCACAGGGTGGGCGTCGTCATCGTTGCAAAGGAACGGAAAACCTCCGTCTGTCCTGTCGGACGCGACCCACGCATCGCGGTGGGGTACTGCGATGAGGTCGTCCTTCTCCGAGGTTGTCCACCGCAAGAGCAATCCAGGAAACGCACGCTCCACTCCATGAACTATAGCAAGCGGGCGCCCATCATCGCCTACGAGCGCGGGCGCGTACACGCTGACGATAATGCCATTTGGAGAAAACTCCATATCAACACCACTCCATCACGATAATGGTGAGGGTTTTATCCAATTTCTCAAGAGCTTCTTTGTGTGCGGCGCTTTTGACGCCAACAGCGAAGTTATAGCCACACTCCTTGGCGAGTCTGGCTTCGCGTCGTATCTCCGGCAACTTCACTTTGGCGAAGAACGCTTGTGAGCGAGGCGAGTGTATATCAAAATCATCAGTCTTTACCTCCCACAACGTGCGCGTGGCCAGTTGCAGCGCGTCAAATTGCTTGCCATCAACGAGCACATCCCAACCGGCGAAGCTGTTGTATGGAATTCTGTCGGCGCACTTATTGTGCTCGTTGTTTCCGCCTCGATGCGGCACCGGGATGGGCTTGCATCTCGGGTCGTCTTCCTCCACGAGGGCGAACGCGGGCTGCTTCTGCGGCGACGGCTCCCGGGCCGGTGCTTTCGTCGCACGAGGCTGGGCCTCAAGTTCCACCATGAGTTGCCGCGAGGACTCCGAGACGTCCCGCAGCCGGGCCTCGAACTCCCGTTGAGCGTCGACCCAGGGCGGGCGGCTGTCAGCCTCCGGCCCGGCGGTGCTGGAGGGCCAGAGCAGGACGAGGGCCACGAGCACCGGGCCCACCCTGGAGAGCGCTAAAGGGGCCTCGCTTGCGCGTCCAGCCTGGGCAAGGCCCTCGGCTCCCCTCGCCACCTCTGCGGCGTGCCTGCTCGTCCTCGCGGCGCGGGAGAACCGCTCGAAGGCCCGTTCCGCCGCGGTGAGCTTGCGGTCCAACTGTTCCCACTGACGCGGCTCGATGTCTTTGCGCGCCCGAGACAGCAGTGCCCTGGCATTGTCCAGGTCCGCCTTTCCAATCCACGACCGAGCCGGCGCTGGCTCCATCGGCGCGGAAACGAGCCGGATGCGCGGGCCCGAAGTGGGAGTCGACGCAAGGGCGTGGGGCCGTGGCATCGACTGAGAGGCGGGCGCGCTCGCGCAGGCGGTGAGCAGCACCAGGAGCGCGCTCCAAGTCCGCAAGCGCATCGTCACGTCCTTCATCAAGCGAGGGGGCAGGCTCATCCACTTCTGATCCAACAGCAGCAGGCGCTCCCTCTAGACTGCTTCCACGCCCTGCTCCTACCCCGAAGGCTCTCGGGAATTCGCGATTTTCTCGTCAATCCGCCAAGATGCATCCCGCAGTGAACACTGCACGCACAAGGAGCGGAGATGAGCATCGGCAAGCCGGCAGCGGAGCCCCTCTGGTTGCAAGGACGAGATGCGGTGGTCGAGAACGACGAGGGCGTGAAGTGGCGCCACGGCCGTCCCGACTACCACCTCACGCGCATCACCGTGGGGAAGGAGCGGACGCACCACTTCCCGGAGAAGTCGCTGGAGATGGTGGTGGAGGACCTCGTGCGGGTGTTCGAGATGGAGGTCTCCCACAAGGCCGATCCCACCCAGTGGGTCTCGGTCGTGCTCGACAAGTTTCGCAATCGCACCAACGGCGGGCCCTGGCACACCGGCCAGGACATCGCCGCGAGGGGCAGCTACAACCTCTTCCTCGGGGACACGCCGTATTACAAGGCCAGCGAGGAGACCTTCGACTCCTCACATGAGGTCTTCCACACGGCCTTCCCCGAGGGGTTCTTCTGGGAGGTGCTCGAGGTGTACTCGCCGCCGCCCGTGGTGAGCTTCAAGTGGCGCCACTGGGGCAACTTCACGGGCCCCTACAAGGGCCAGCAGCCCACCGGCAAGCGCGTGGAGATCTTCGGCATGAGCGTGGCGCGCGTGGCGGAAGATCTGCGGCTGGTCGAGGTGGAGCACTACTACGACAACAGCCTCTTCCTCAGTCAGATCGCGACCGGGTGCCCGGTCCACGCCGCGGGGACGAAGTAATCCCTCCTGCTGCTCGCGGCCCGGCCCGCCCCGGTCACCCTCGTGGCCGCCGGGGCGGACCCACTCCGAGTTCAGTGCTCGCCACCGCTCGTGAGCTTCAAGCCGATGATCGACGTCAGGAGCATGGCGAGGAACAAGGCACGCGCGGGAGTGACGGGCTCGTGGAACAGGAAGATGCCCAAGATGGCCGCTCCCAAGGCACCGATGCCCACCCACACCGCGTAGGCCGTGCCGATGGGCAGGCTCCGGGCCGCCATCGACAGCAGCACCATGCTGGCGATGATGGCCGCGACCGTCAGCACCGTGGGCAGGGGTCGAGTGAAGCCCTCGGTGTACTTGAGCCCGATGGCCCAGCAGACCTCGAGCAGACCGGCAACGACGAGGAGAATCCACGCCATGACGCACACTCCTTCTCGGGCGTCGTCTTGTCGTGACCGGGTACGGCGCACCTCGTCCGGGCCCGATGGCGCTCCCCATGAGCCCATCGTGACGGGGCAAGGCTTAACCGCACCCCTCGCGCCTGTCCAGGGTTGCTCGCTCGAGCCCGGGACGGCTAACGGCCTCGCAGCACCTTCAGCGCGACGGTGAAGTCCGGAGGCAGCGGCGCCTCCACGTGCAACACCTTGCCCGTGCGCGGATGGGGGAAGGCCAGCTTCCAGGCGTGCAGCGCTTGGCGACCCAGCACCTCCTGGGCCTCCTCCGCCCTGCCCTTCGCCTTGCGGCCCGCGCCGTACACGCTGTCGCACAGCAGCGGGTGGCCCGCCTCCGCCAGGTGCACGCGAATCTGATGCGTGCGGCCCGTGAGCAGATCCACCTCCACGCACGCGGCGCCCTCGAAGGCCTCGCGCACCCGGTACACGGTGATGGCGGGCTTGCCCTCCTTCACCTTGCCGGTGAAGCGCTGGCGGTGCACCGGGTGGCGGCCGTAGAGCGTCTCGATGCGCGCCTCCGCGGCCTTGGGCACCCCGTGCACGAGCGCCAGGTACGTCTTCTCCACCGCGCGCGTCTTGAAGGCCTTCTGCAGCGCCACCAGCGCCGCCTCGTGCTTGGCCACCACCAGGCAGCCCGTCGTGTCCTTGTCCAGCCGGTGGACGATGCCCGGGCGCAGCTCGCCGCCCACGCCGGCCAGATCCTTCACCCGGTGCAGCAGTGCGTTGACCAGCGTCCCCGAGGCGTGACCCGCTCCCGGGTGCACCACCATCCCCGCCGCCTTGTCCACCACGACGAGATCGCGATCCTCGTGCAGCACCGCCAGCGGCAGCTCCTCGGCCACTGGCACGGCGGGGACTGGCGCGGGCACCACGAGGGACAGCAGCTCGCCCCCCTTGAGACGCAGCGAGGCCTTCACGGGCTTGCCGTCGACCTGCGCGTGACCGGCCTCGATGAGGCCCTGGATGCGCGAGCGCGTGAGCTCGGGAAAAAGACGCGCGAGAACTTGATCCAGCCGCTCGCCACGGGCCTCGGGCGGGGCACGGTGCTCGCGCGCGTCGGGGGCTACCAAATCTTCGACTTCACGTGCGCCTTGGAGCGCAGGACGATGTCGTTGATGGCCCGCTCGAAGAAATTCATCCTCTGGAAGATCTCGGGGCTCACGCGGCTCTTGTAGAGCTCACGGCCCTCGTCGAGCTCCTCCTTGAGGACCTCGAAGAGGTTGTCCTGCTCGATGCCCTTGATGATCTTCTGCTCGTTGTAGAGCGAGATATCCGAGGCAATCGCGCGGGCCAGCCGCATGGCCTTGATCTTTTCTTCTTCAGTCATCCTGGACCTTTCTAAGCAGCCCCCCCCGGGGTGTCAACTTCGCTGACACGCGGCAAACACCCAGGAGACGCCCGGCCGCTCAGCACCGTCTCATCGCCGGTTTTTCTCACCGGATGCGACGAGGCCCATGTAGCTCCTGGAGACCCGGAGCGGATCCAACCCCAGCTCGCGGGCGATGCTCATCAACATGCCGCGCAGATAGACCCCCGCGGGGAGGATGCCGTAGCGGTCGGCCTCGATGTTCTCCACGTGTCGGACCGAGATGCGCGTCCTGTCCGCGAGCATCTGCAGCGAGATGTTGCGGCCCTCGCGAACGCGGCGCAGCAGCTCGCCGTTGAACTCAGCATCAGAGGGAATGTCCACGATCGTCTTGAGTCGGGTACGGGAGTCGCGCGCCTTCACCGCGACCTGGGCGAGCGCCGACTCGGCGGTGGCGATGGCCGAGGCCTGGGCCAGCACGGGCGCATCCCCGAGCTGCTGCCCGTTGGGCATGCGTGCGGGGGACTGCCGGGCCCCATTGCGTGGTGGCAACGGAGGAGGCACGGACGAACCCGGGCGCGCCACCGGAGCACTGGGCCGGGCATGGGCGACCGACCGTAGGGTCCCGGGCATCGGAGTGAGGGAGCGGGACCTGGGCGGGGGGGCGGCCGGCGTCGGGGCCACGGACGGAGCCGGAGGGGGGACCTCCACCTCCGTCTTCTCCTCCTCCACGTGCGCCACGGTTCCCCCGGACCCCAGCACCGGCTTCGGCTCCGGCCTGGCCACGGGAGCATCCTCCTCGGGCTCCTCCGGCCGCTTGAGGGGCTTCACCTCGACCACCGGCGCCGTCTCGGACTCCGGCTCCACCTCGGTCACCACCACCGCATCCAGCGGCTCCGACTCAGCGGAA contains:
- a CDS encoding OPT family oligopeptide transporter, whose protein sequence is MSHGQPPISEDRVPIAQASQPHPHKPYVPATESRPELTVRGLVLGSVLGIIFGASSVYLAVKVGLTVSASIPVAVLSIAIFRALGRSNILENTIVQTVGSAGESLAFGVAAALPALLLLGYDIDLFHAFLVASLGGVLGVLMMIPLRDGLIVQEHGRLTYPEGTAAADVLVVGEEGGTNARTVILGFSVGGFYKFAYAGLHLFKEVVGTALSQVKTTAAGLAQRVGYAGGSISMEVSPELLGVGYIIGPKVAAITFAGGVLSYLILIPLITFFGSGLEQPLLRPDGMLIRDMDPDTVRDAYVLYIGAGAVATGGLVSLIRSLPTIISAFQRGLGTLLASRRKEAGPVMLRTEQDLPITVVLVGSALLVLAIWLAPPLHVNFVSSLLIVVCGFFFVTVSARITGEIGSSSNPISGMVVATLLITCLVYLMLGWTSSEDRFMALTTAAIVGIAASNGGTTAQDLKTAFLVGGTPRRQQLALFVGVLTSALLIGLVLVVLNRGATTIIPETHPGQTVSVVGDQTRTQHTYPWAVSEQALLARGVKLAELEGPLWRQGLEVAQGPGGAPELRSWNALPVERVAGTDVRLPSGQTVKVSELGAVTPGPERTWRVGYVRGADTPVPTGTYLVDDAGAIHYLVDPGIGGRITSYEGQTLTRYPAPKAQLFALIIDGILTRKLPWDLVLVGVFIALMLELCGVSSLPFAVGVYLPISSSAPIFVGGMVRYVVDRVRGGTAAESEFSPGTLLSSGYIAGGAIAGVLIAFLEIASDGAWTRAIDIPERLGDTTFSRFLQESDLWGLGVFAILAVLLLRTGLEGESGAQARPAK
- a CDS encoding HEAT repeat domain-containing protein, whose amino-acid sequence is MDPSVQEKVESARNFTFHLLKGIKQIGMYRHNEARFPEFLGRAHEALAAYTDKYGPLSLRVEQQNFTLHGEAVFSEDTPLPYKFYRDGIRQLIFRPGLTLEEMVSLTLISLSEPDRGAEDVLAQLWRAGLEHLEYVVVEGFKMDEVSEQEVEVEVDKVVGYLYSRLKTNSEDFLRFARVNAEDLDSKLDGVEQMRGLVVAGNYASDDLKARLQREIAEEEHSRLFPKLVSAIFQVVEGGVDDTELLEEVFVQLLDAMLIQDDYGTINQMVLKLRAMAQREPEGPSARLLAHFVLKMGEEQRVMRLAEVLKTTRPKNPVDITRYLQVLEPSTVFTMLNALETIEIPENRILVCDVLARFAQENPQPFVQRLESERPQTVRDMVYVLEKSNHPDRVKMFGLVMINKNLAVKLEVMNIIARGRTAEARKLIVEALNDSVTQVRILAARLLPEFDRDKAYVDLVRLMKDPGFEKKSLEERTAIYTAFGSTALPGAISLMLQMLAVKPTLLTKKKVLEDKLLAIAGLAGACSIPSYKALQGVVEDKSQPVEVLTAARKAMYQTKKTLFGETATEEE
- a CDS encoding HD-GYP domain-containing protein — encoded protein: MLDTHNLKVTQSQGENVGEFGRAYSEKLQTLARGLVSGLYMLIRSVKMYDPDNAVFEKPLLQLQDIINQIISKEGRLELVGVKDSFYLNNMLVKVDLNSIDNQRYLLGEMRDKDVGGISLNKPVTVPDLKNFIWIFSKEQTAAAEEDGLAGRKLLNMKVARFSRLREKLNRDDLANPDDQKVDRKKYAMTVYARAVFFLSKYLESVQQGKPLNTSKALRLVQDFVDISFEQKTHFLGMTTMKREADYLVYHQVNVCLMSIVFGQELGLTKAQLRDLGYIALFHDAGMSTIPEELATKRGALSAEEKAIIQKAPLISIRNILMEKGFSRSTLLRVVTTFEHKADFGTAVRDGRGNIQMIIPKTNLGVFAKIIAICDTFDALTSRRPYREAYGPEVALMLMWTEMRNKFDPELLQVFMRVMAIQPVKVLSRRQQTMSLGGL
- a CDS encoding DUF5953 family protein, which codes for MEFSPNGIIVSVYAPALVGDDGRPLAIVHGVERAFPGLLLRWTTSEKDDLIAVPHRDAWVASDRTDGGFPFLCNDDDAHPVTIFGLENPNGLSAEGPPHFEVHASLPAHAAGLAAAADVLAAVGEGARAYWGHATPSNATVEISRQTTDPVRKPGVPPRGLPALRFPDYILAPEIPHNLGWLNYWSDAAARAIGFPDPARDAELLSRSRRTATDGWVVQLTDAPLDLDTPAHLDALKRAYERFPEIGGRSTP
- a CDS encoding DUF6310 domain-containing protein; translation: MDQKWMSLPPRLMKDVTMRLRTWSALLVLLTACASAPASQSMPRPHALASTPTSGPRIRLVSAPMEPAPARSWIGKADLDNARALLSRARKDIEPRQWEQLDRKLTAAERAFERFSRAARTSRHAAEVARGAEGLAQAGRASEAPLALSRVGPVLVALVLLWPSSTAGPEADSRPPWVDAQREFEARLRDVSESSRQLMVELEAQPRATKAPAREPSPQKQPAFALVEEDDPRCKPIPVPHRGGNNEHNKCADRIPYNSFAGWDVLVDGKQFDALQLATRTLWEVKTDDFDIHSPRSQAFFAKVKLPEIRREARLAKECGYNFAVGVKSAAHKEALEKLDKTLTIIVMEWC
- a CDS encoding ester cyclase, whose protein sequence is MSIGKPAAEPLWLQGRDAVVENDEGVKWRHGRPDYHLTRITVGKERTHHFPEKSLEMVVEDLVRVFEMEVSHKADPTQWVSVVLDKFRNRTNGGPWHTGQDIAARGSYNLFLGDTPYYKASEETFDSSHEVFHTAFPEGFFWEVLEVYSPPPVVSFKWRHWGNFTGPYKGQQPTGKRVEIFGMSVARVAEDLRLVEVEHYYDNSLFLSQIATGCPVHAAGTK
- the sugE gene encoding quaternary ammonium compound efflux SMR transporter SugE translates to MAWILLVVAGLLEVCWAIGLKYTEGFTRPLPTVLTVAAIIASMVLLSMAARSLPIGTAYAVWVGIGALGAAILGIFLFHEPVTPARALFLAMLLTSIIGLKLTSGGEH
- a CDS encoding RluA family pseudouridine synthase: MVAPDAREHRAPPEARGERLDQVLARLFPELTRSRIQGLIEAGHAQVDGKPVKASLRLKGGELLSLVVPAPVPAVPVAEELPLAVLHEDRDLVVVDKAAGMVVHPGAGHASGTLVNALLHRVKDLAGVGGELRPGIVHRLDKDTTGCLVVAKHEAALVALQKAFKTRAVEKTYLALVHGVPKAAEARIETLYGRHPVHRQRFTGKVKEGKPAITVYRVREAFEGAACVEVDLLTGRTHQIRVHLAEAGHPLLCDSVYGAGRKAKGRAEEAQEVLGRQALHAWKLAFPHPRTGKVLHVEAPLPPDFTVALKVLRGR
- a CDS encoding helix-turn-helix domain-containing protein, yielding MSAMKHFEQQSYYELLEVPVSASEDQILDAYARAMETYSPDSIAVYTLVEPEQLEALRQRLTQAMEVLCELDMRIEYDRKLGVMRSPEELNRLRAESLKRAAASDGGEAPANRAGESPVSTVAAPAQPVAEVKPQEVHAHPVAQEQPVAQEQPVALAPSSAESEPLDAVVVTEVEPESETAPVVEVKPLKRPEEPEEDAPVARPEPKPVLGSGGTVAHVEEEKTEVEVPPPAPSVAPTPAAPPPRSRSLTPMPGTLRSVAHARPSAPVARPGSSVPPPLPPRNGARQSPARMPNGQQLGDAPVLAQASAIATAESALAQVAVKARDSRTRLKTIVDIPSDAEFNGELLRRVREGRNISLQMLADRTRISVRHVENIEADRYGILPAGVYLRGMLMSIARELGLDPLRVSRSYMGLVASGEKNRR